A single window of Ictalurus furcatus strain D&B chromosome 3, Billie_1.0, whole genome shotgun sequence DNA harbors:
- the snapc1b gene encoding snRNA-activating protein complex subunit 1b, with amino-acid sequence MDYFKQTLKTDCEDLLARFQATASVRFEEFSAIWREMKFSSIFYGILEPSEKKVFTRLVLSAASQYLLPPYSFQIRVGGLYLLYSLYTSQFNVPKERIRIALKDWDELIRFQQDAVNAQHYDVVYILKKLLSEQAVCFTAMPDTLSFQVKKKRVDRRQQLCESFVDRPTRPQELIGTDLLEELANVHEHYEGLKKAILPQPPQSHLSLVKPNLVPKLRSAVLTFCSWQQNQAEFGSPSDGDAGEGTSSQAHDESSRRAQLLASIKSRSYAQAVEASRSRRHRQIELTSAAQDSESTRQIPRFKKPPSLKMRTSSRFTAEGSENGGLQRTTRLWRLTAVEGEKTEEKKKRRFIWKERMRSKH; translated from the exons AtggattattttaaacagactTTGAAGACGGACTGTGAGGATTTACTCGCGCGTTTTCAGGCCACGGCGTCTGTGCGGTTCGAGGAGTTTTCAGCCATCTGGAGAGAGATGAAATTCTCCAGTATATTTTA tGGCATCTTGGAGCCCAGTGAGAAGAAGGTCTTCACACGCTTGGTTCTGTCTGCAGCGTCTCAGTACCTGCTCCCTCCGTATTCCTTCCAGATCCGTGTAGGAGGTCTTTACCTGCTCTACAGCCTCTACACCTCTCAGTTCAACGTTCCTAAAGAGCGG ATCCGCATCGCTCTGAAGGACTGGGACGAGCTGATCCGTTTCCAGCAGGACGCGGTGAACGCGCAGCACTATGACGTGGTGTACATTCTCAAGAAACTGCTGTCTGAGCAAGCCGTCTGCTTCACCGCCATGCCGGACACG CTGTCCTTtcaggtgaagaagaagagggtgGACAGGAGGCAGCAGCTGTGCGAGTCGTTTGTGGACCGGCCGACCCGACCTCAGGAGCTCATCGGCACCGACCTGCTCGAG GAGCTGGCCAACGTCCACGAGCACTACGAAGGGCTGAAGAAGGCCATCCtaccacagccgccccagtcCCATCTGAGTCTCGTCAAACCCAACCTGGTGCCCAAACTGCGCAGCGCCGTCCTCACGTTCTGCAGCTGGCAGCAGAACCAGGCC gagtttgGCAGTCCGAGTGACGGAGACGCAGGAGAAGGAACGTCAAGTCAGGCTCATGATGAG AGTTCTCGCAGAGCTCAGCTCCTGGCCTCCATCAAATCCAGGTCTTACGCGCAGGCTGTGGAG GCTTCGAGATCTCGGCGTCACAGACAAATCGAGTTGACGTCAGCGGCCCAGGACTCCGAGTCCACGCGGCAAATCCCCAGGTTCAAGAAACCCCCGTCTCTTAAAATGCGCACGAGCTCGCGCTTCACGGCCGAAG GAAGCGAGAACGGGGGGCTGCAGCGCACAACCCGGTTATGGCGCCTCACCGCGGTGGAGGGTGAAAAGACTGAAG aaaaaaagaagagaagattCATCTGGAAAGAGCGCATGCGTAGTAAACACTAA